A genomic window from Gammaproteobacteria bacterium includes:
- a CDS encoding NYN domain-containing protein: MGLIGQKSSVAVFIDVENIHYSTLNSYAETPDWSRIVDACKEYGRIASIQAFGDWVNFSKEVAEIQRNGIQPVYVPLSQDGKSSLDCYLTVSAMKLFFQNDTIDTLILASGDRDYIPLIAELKAIGKQVIILAVPDTLSRDLTRIVDEVISYTPRAEERSSSPIQVVDKQSACDFVVATIEGLENSFNHRWVNLASIGLALKKRDPLFTHKKFNYLKLVEMLDDIPEIELKYDNHEKTIALARTVTGNIGETATTLKGSIVNIKDGYGFIKPDVGWDNIFFHYSKVINGNFTELSIGDTVSYTIYNTDRGENAENVSRL, translated from the coding sequence ATGGGTCTGATTGGTCAAAAGTCATCGGTTGCGGTTTTTATCGATGTGGAAAATATACACTATTCAACCTTGAATAGTTACGCAGAGACACCGGACTGGTCGCGGATTGTAGATGCTTGTAAGGAGTATGGTCGAATCGCTTCGATACAGGCATTTGGCGACTGGGTAAATTTCTCCAAAGAGGTGGCCGAAATCCAGAGAAATGGAATTCAACCGGTCTATGTTCCGTTATCTCAGGACGGAAAATCAAGCCTGGACTGCTATTTAACGGTTTCGGCGATGAAGCTGTTTTTCCAAAACGACACCATAGATACACTGATTTTGGCATCAGGTGATCGTGACTATATCCCTCTGATTGCCGAGCTGAAGGCGATTGGTAAGCAGGTTATTATTCTCGCTGTGCCGGACACCCTGTCACGTGATCTTACGCGCATTGTTGATGAGGTTATCTCATACACCCCCCGTGCAGAAGAGAGAAGTAGTTCGCCGATTCAGGTTGTCGATAAACAGAGCGCCTGTGATTTTGTGGTGGCAACGATAGAGGGGTTGGAAAACTCTTTTAACCACCGTTGGGTTAACTTGGCCAGTATCGGCCTGGCGCTTAAAAAGCGTGATCCGTTATTCACCCACAAAAAATTCAACTACTTGAAGCTGGTGGAGATGCTGGACGACATTCCCGAAATTGAGCTGAAATATGATAACCATGAAAAGACTATCGCACTGGCACGAACAGTCACCGGCAATATTGGCGAGACAGCAACCACACTAAAAGGCTCTATTGTCAATATCAAAGATGGCTATGGCTTTATTAAGCCCGATGTAGGCTGGGATAATATCTTTTTTCACTACAGCAAAGTAATTAATGGCAATTTCACAGAGTTATCTATTGGTGACACCGTCTCATACACGATCTACAACACGGATCGTGGCGAGAATGCAGAGAATGTTAGCCGTTTGTAG
- the msrB gene encoding peptide-methionine (R)-S-oxide reductase MsrB codes for MVKRRELLKGMLVIAAAPVISPYAWAAPSPLKIEKIVMSDAEWRQRLDQQQYQILRKEGTERAGSSALNDEQREGLYHCAGCDLPLFHSDMKYESGTGWPSFFDTIEDAIETKLDFKMIYPRTEYHCARCEGHQGHRFKDGPEPTGLRYCNNGLALRFVAAE; via the coding sequence ATAGTGAAAAGACGTGAACTGTTAAAGGGGATGCTGGTTATAGCGGCAGCTCCGGTAATTTCCCCCTATGCTTGGGCTGCGCCCTCGCCGTTAAAGATAGAGAAAATTGTGATGAGTGATGCAGAGTGGCGACAACGGCTTGACCAACAGCAGTACCAAATATTACGCAAAGAGGGCACCGAACGTGCCGGTAGCAGTGCACTGAATGATGAGCAGCGTGAAGGGCTCTACCACTGTGCAGGTTGTGATTTACCCCTCTTTCACTCGGATATGAAATATGAAAGTGGCACGGGTTGGCCTAGTTTTTTTGACACGATAGAGGACGCTATTGAGACCAAGCTGGACTTCAAAATGATCTATCCGCGCACAGAGTACCACTGCGCACGGTGTGAGGGGCACCAAGGGCACCGGTTCAAGGATGGCCCGGAACCTACTGGATTGCGCTATTGTAATAATGGACTCGCTCTGCGATTTGTGGCGGCGGAATAA